The following are from one region of the Treponema denticola genome:
- the aroA gene encoding 3-phosphoshikimate 1-carboxyvinyltransferase, which produces MILKIKKSKPVSPMPIEVPPSKSHSMRALVLAAFAEGHSQIKNLLMSGDTKTAVSVFESLGVKFKIEQKNISSADIIVFPPKEGLKKRIEKQKQIKIDAGNSGTLFYFLGSILSLISSDFILTGDSSILKRPAKPLIEIYEELGLKYEFLDGFERAPIRVFGKDSSIKGLKEKKLCLEGDFSQVISGLLLGAGLLDFPLQINLKRAGELPYLKMTLHWLKTCGIKFDVSDDFKTFKIIGSQKILGFSAGIPADWSSAAFPIALALITDSTISIKNIDINDVQGDARIVKLLKEMNADIRFEEKSQTLKIFPSSLKGGTFDCSDIPDAVPALSAIACFARGETILKNIEICRYKECDRLSVISSELKKLGADITEGRDFLRIIGNAGKNLSPASVDSHKDHRIAMMLTVTGFGIDDKNGALFTLKNAECFDISYPSFLEDLKRMGFNISQKI; this is translated from the coding sequence ATGATTTTAAAGATTAAAAAATCAAAACCCGTATCTCCCATGCCCATTGAAGTACCTCCTTCAAAGAGCCATTCAATGAGGGCTCTTGTTTTGGCTGCATTTGCTGAAGGTCATTCCCAAATAAAAAATCTTCTGATGAGCGGAGACACTAAAACGGCTGTATCGGTATTTGAATCCTTAGGCGTAAAATTTAAAATAGAACAAAAAAATATATCCTCTGCCGATATAATCGTTTTTCCGCCGAAAGAAGGCTTAAAAAAAAGAATCGAAAAACAAAAGCAGATAAAAATAGATGCAGGAAATTCCGGCACTCTTTTTTACTTTTTAGGTTCCATTCTTTCTTTAATTTCTTCCGATTTTATTTTAACCGGAGATTCATCTATTTTAAAGCGTCCCGCGAAGCCTTTAATCGAAATTTATGAAGAGCTTGGTTTAAAATACGAATTTCTTGACGGTTTTGAAAGAGCTCCTATACGGGTTTTTGGAAAAGATTCTTCAATTAAAGGCCTTAAAGAAAAAAAACTCTGTCTTGAGGGAGATTTTTCACAGGTTATAAGCGGACTCTTGCTTGGAGCCGGTTTACTCGATTTTCCTTTACAAATAAATTTAAAAAGAGCAGGGGAACTTCCCTACTTAAAAATGACCCTCCATTGGCTTAAAACTTGCGGTATTAAATTTGATGTTTCGGACGATTTTAAAACTTTTAAAATTATAGGAAGTCAAAAAATTTTAGGTTTTTCGGCAGGCATTCCGGCCGACTGGTCCAGTGCTGCCTTTCCCATTGCCTTAGCTCTGATTACGGATTCAACTATCAGCATAAAGAATATAGATATAAATGATGTTCAAGGAGATGCGAGGATAGTAAAGCTCTTAAAAGAGATGAATGCGGACATCCGCTTTGAGGAGAAATCGCAAACCCTTAAAATTTTTCCTTCAAGTTTAAAGGGCGGAACCTTTGACTGTTCCGATATTCCCGATGCAGTTCCGGCTCTTTCGGCGATAGCCTGTTTTGCAAGGGGTGAAACCATTTTAAAAAATATAGAAATATGCCGCTATAAGGAATGTGACAGGCTTTCCGTAATTTCCTCAGAGTTAAAAAAACTTGGGGCGGATATTACGGAGGGAAGGGATTTTTTACGCATAATAGGAAATGCAGGTAAAAACCTAAGCCCCGCTTCAGTTGATTCTCATAAAGATCACCGCATAGCTATGATGCTTACTGTTACAGGTTTTGGTATCGATGATAAAAATGGGGCTTTATTTACCCTAAAAAACGCCGAGTGTTTCGATATAAGTTATCCATCCTTTTTGGAAGATCTAAAAAGGATGGGATTTAACATTAGTCAAAAGATATAA